The stretch of DNA GAAAGTGTTATTCAATAAGGTGATGATGCGTCCGGGCAGTGTGACGACAGTGGCGGTGCTGGAGGGGAAATTTTTGTTCGGATTGTCCGGGAATCCGTCCGCTTGCTTCACCGGGTTCGAATTGTTTGCACGGCCGGCCATTCTCGGTATGATGGGAGGAACAGCGCCGTATATGCCGCGGATGAAAGCGGAACTCGGTGAAGATTTCACGAAACCGAATCCGTTCACGCGTTTTATCCGAGCTGTTTGGGAGCTGGCGCCGGAAGGGATGATCGCAGTGCCTGCCGGTTTCAATAAATCGAATGCCGTTTCGTCGATTGCACGGGGAAATTGTCTAATCGTGCTGCCGAGCGGGACACGTGGATACGAAAAAGGGATGGAAGTCGATATTTTGCTGATCGGCGCCGAACAGGGCGTCCGTGATTGGGTATTATGAAGACGCTCCATATCGTCGGCTTCAAAAATAGCGGGAAAACGACATTGATCGCTAGATGGGTCAGCCTGTTGAAAGCGGAAGGACGATCGGTCGCCGTGCTGAAACATCATGGGCACGGCGGAATGCCCTCGATGCCCGATGACGAGACGGACACGATGCAGTTTTGGAATAGCGGGGCGGACACGACAGTCGTTGCAGGGGGTGGAGCCGTTCAACTGCTTTGGAATGAAGAGCCCCCCTTCGACCAATTGAAGGCCTTGTCCACAATGGGGCATCCGGATGTACTGCTCATTGAAGGGTATAAGAGTGAACCGGGTGAGAAGATCATCCTTCTTCGGAGCGCAGAAGACTGGAATCCTCTTGGAGAATTGACTGATATTCGGCTTGTCGTCGGTTGTCCGGAATTGGAGTTGGACATGCCGCATATCCAGTCGCGGGACTGCGTCAGCGAATTGGACGATTGGTTTGCCAAATGGCTCGTAGAGGAGGAAGCACATGAAACCTTTTGAAATCGTGGAAAAACCGATAGAAATTCAAAAATATATGGATTATGTCCTTCATCCATCGGCTGGCGCGGTGACAGTGTTCACCGGAAATGTGCGGGAATGGACGCATGGCGTTCGGACATTGTACTTGGCTTATGAGGCGTATGTGCCGATGGCGGAGAAGAAGATGGCGGAAATCGGTGCGGAGATGGAAGAGAAGTGGCCGGGCGTGAAGGTGGCGATTGTCCATCGTATCGGCGAGCTGCATATATCCGATATCGCGGTGCTTATTGCAGTATCCTCCCCCCATCGGAAAGCGGCGTATGAAGCGAATGAATACGCGATCGACCGCATCAAGGAAATTGTCCCGATCTGGAAGAAGGAGATTTGGGAAGACGGGGAAGAGTGGATCGGCGAACAGAAAAAATATCCGGAGCAGGGGGTGCAGAATTGATCAGAGTGAATTATTTTGCAAGACTCCGTGAGTTGACGGGGAAAGGGGAAGAGACGATCAACCGTGAAACGATGACGGTTCAAGAATTGCTCGATTGGGCGGAAGAGACGTACCCCGGCTTCGGGGCGACTCCTGTCCACGTGGCGGTGAATGAAGAGTACGCCTTGAAAGAGGATATCATCCAATCGGGAGATAATTGCGCATTCATCCCACCGGTGAGCGGGGGATGACGAAGACGATCGGCGTCGTACTGGCCGGAGGGCTATCCCGGCGGTTCGGGTCGCCGAAAGCATTTGCCCGGTTGGATGATCGGCCGTTTTTCCGGATTGCAATGGATGCGCTGGACGGGTTGTGCAGCGAGGTGATCATCGTGACGCGGCCCGAGCTGCACGCGGGATTTCCGGAAACGGCGACGGTCATCGTGGATATGGAAGAGTTTCAAGGGCTCGGTCCGCTTGCAGGGATTCTGTCGGCGATGGAATTTGTGGAAGCGGACCGCTACGTCATATTGCCATGCGATATGCCTTATATTAGTCGTTCGGTCATGGTGGGTTTGATTGGGCAACATCGATCCGGCGTGACGGCGGTCCGGACGGGAGATAGGTTTCATCCGCTCATTTCCATATGGGATCGGGACTTGAGCCAGGCACTGCGAACCGCCCTTGAAAAAGAACAGCTGCGCGTCATGGAAATTCTGTCATCGGCTGATGTGACGTGGGTGGACGGCGATGGATTGGCAAAAAACGATAAGCGGGTGTTCCGGAATGTGAATGACCCCGGCTTACTGGAAAGGGATTGAGGACAATGGAAGCCATCTTAGACAAGCTCGGAAGGCCGATCCGGGATCTGCGGATTTCGGTGACGGACCGTTGCAATTTCCGCTGTTCCTACTGCATGCCGAAAGAGATTTTCGGCGATGATTATGTATTCCTGCCAAAGGGGGAGCTGCTCGCATTCGAAGAAGTGGAGCGGTTAGCCCGTCTCTTTGCCTTGCTCGGAGTGAAAAAATTGCGCCTGACTGGCGGGGAGCCGCTTTTGCGCCGAGGCTTGCCCGAGTTGGTCGGAAAGTTGATGGGCGTTCCGGGTATTGAGGATATCGGTTTGACGACGAACGCGGTTCTGCTCCGTCAACATGCCCGTCCGCTATACGAAACGGGGCTTCGGCGCCTGAATATCAGCCTGGATGCCCTCGATTCCATCATTTTTGGCGAGATAAACGGCCGGGGTACCGGACCGGAATTGATTCTTGAAAATATAGACCATGCGAAAGAGGTCGGATTTGATGTTAAAGTGAATATGGTCGTCCAAAAAGGGGTCAATGAAACGGAAATCCTTCCGATGGCCGCTTATTTCAAGGAACGCGGAATTACGCTGCGTTTCATCGAGTTCATGGATGTCGGAAATGACAACGCATGGAGTTTCCGGAAAGTCGTGACGAAGAAAGAGATCTTTGCAATGTTGAATGAAACGCATGCTCTGGAACCGGTCGATGAGAATTATTACGGTGAAGTGGCGAAGCGTTACCGCTATGCGGATAACGGGGCGGAAGTCGGGTTCATCACATCCGTATCGGAATCGTTCTGCTCCACTTGCACCCGCGCCCGGCTCTCTTCCGACGGCAAGTTATACACATGTTTATTCGCATCGGAAGGGTTCGATCTGCGGGAATTGGTCCGCAGCGGGCAATCGGATGAGGAGTTGTTGATGGCCATCACGGAAGTATGGAACAGCCGGACCGACCGATACTCCGACGAACGAACCGAACAGACGGCGAAAAACCGGAGGAAAATCGGGATGAGTTATATCGGTGGGTGACAAAACGTATTGACCTGCCCGACGGGGTCAGGTATAATTTAACAGACTATTTATTTCTGACGATTCCGACAAAAAGGGAGAAAAAGTGACAATAATGTTGGAGCAATTATGTAATTTATATACTGATTTACAGGCTGACGATATCGATATACTGAAAAACATTGCCTCCACTCTGCAGCTATATGCAGATTTATCCGAGTCTTATATGTTCATTGATTGCAAGATGAAAGACAATGAGCATGCGATCGTAGTGGCAGAGGCTTTTCCGAAGACGGTGGATGCGGTCTATGAAAATTCGGTAGTGGGGAAAATCGTCTTTGATTCCTTTGAGCCGGGCGTTTTTTACAGCTACCGGAAAGGGCAGAAATCGGTCATTCGCCGTGCTGTCACACAAGAGGGCAAATCCGTCGAGCAAAGCGTCGTTCCCATTAAGAATGCTTCGCATCAAGTGATCGGCGTGCTGATTCAAGAGAGGGAGGTAGACTCCCCGGCGTCTCCCCATTACGATTTACGGAGACTTTCACTCGGTCAAGAGCCGATCGACTACGTGATGGGCGGGAAAAGCAGCAGCGAAATGCCGATAGTCTCCGACTTGCTGATGGAAATTTTCCTTCTGACGGATAATGAAAACCGGCTGATCTATGCAAATCCGGTGGGCGTCAAATTCGTGATGGAAATGAGCAGGACAGAGCAGATTCTGAATAAAAACATTGTGCAGCTGATGCCTTTCGTAAAACCGGTCTACGAGCAAAAAGACGATGTTTTCGTTTTTGAACTGACGTTGGATCAAAAAAATCTTATCGTCAAAAAGGTCAGATTGCGGCAGAAAAACAAGACGAAAGGCACTTTGCTCATCATCCAGGACTTGACGGAACTGCGCATGAAGGAAAAAGAACTGAAGATGAAATCGGTAGCCATCCAAGAAGTGCATCATCGCGTGAAAAATAATTTACAGACGGTAGCCAGTCTGCTGAGGCTGCAAATGCGGAAAGGGGTTCCCGAAGAGAGCCGGCCCTATTTCGAAGATACATTAAATCGGATTTTCAGCATATCCTCTGTATATGAAATGATTCTAGCTAATGAAAACGCGGAAGAAGACGATGTCAACATAATCGAGCTGACGAAAAAAGTCTGCTCCGCTATGGTATTAAGCGGACTTCCAAAAAAAGTGGACTTGATTATTCGTTCAAATGGCAATACAATATTAACATCATCACGGAAAGCGGTTTCAATAGCTCTCATCGTAAATGAGCTTGTTCAAAACTCGTTGAAGCATGCATTTCCTGAAGATGTGCCGGGCGAAATCATTGTCAATTTCTTTTCAAAAGGGGAATGCTTGGAACTCCATATTATCGACAACGGCGTCGGAATCGGAGGGCGGACAGCATCCCTCGGGTTGGATATTGTCAACAATTTGGTCGTCAACGACTTGAACGGGAAGCTCGATTATGTGCCGGAAGAAACCGGAACACATGCGATCATCACGTTTCCAGTAAGTCCGGAGGTCATTATTTATTATGAGAAAGAGAATATTGATAGCTGAAGATGAATCCCTCATCCGGATGGATATTCGGATGATGCTGGAGGATGCGGGCTACGAAGTGGTAGCCGAAGCGGGGGACGGAGATCGGGCGATTGAGCTCGCGTTCCAGCATAAACCCGATTTAATCCTGATGGATATCAAGATGCCGAAGATCAATGGATTACAAGCGAGCCAGATTATCGGAAAACAGTTGGATCTGCCCATTTTGGTCATCACGGCTTATAGCCAGAAGGAAATTATAAAAAAAGCTCAATTGGATAATGTCGTTGGATATCTCGTTAAACCGATCGCGGAAGCGAATTTGATACCTGCAATTGAAGTCGCTTTGCATCAGTCCGATAAGACGAAGCGGTTGAAAGAGGAAATCAACACGGCAAAGCGGGAAGTCGAGAAACGAAAATTGATCGAACGGGCTAAAGGGATTTTGATGGAGGCGGAACAGTTGACGGAATCCGCCGCTTTCAAGAAAATGAGAGATACTAGCATGTCTCGGCAAATGACAATGGAGTCGCTTGCCAATGAGATTATTTCAACATACAAGTAAATATAAACAAGCAAAGGCGCTTAAAGGGATTTTTCTTTAGGCGTCTTTTTGTTTTGGAGAGGGGGACATTTTCAAAGCTTGCAAGCCGCGTTTTTGAAAATGAAAATCAGAGGGGGAACTCTACTATGGAAATGATCGGTACAGTAATAGTGTATATAATTATGGCTTGTGCTGTCGTAGGCGCTTTTGCTGCCATCAAGAACCCGGAAGATGGGTTGGGAAAAGAATTCATGTCCGGTCTACACGCTGTTGGTCATATTTTCGTACCCGCAGCCGGAATTATGGCATCCATTCCGTATTTGACATGGTTCATCAGTAAATTCATCGGTCCTATTTTTGATAAGATCGGTGCGGATCCGGCCATTGCAGCGACGACTATTCTGGCGTCCGACATGGGGGGCTATCAACTGGCTGACGCATTGAAGACATCGTATGAAGGTTGGATCATGGCATTGATTGTCGGTTTCATGGCGGGTGCCACGATTGTATTCTCCATACCGATGGGACTTGCCATGTTGGATAAGCGAGACCATAAATATATGGCGCTTGGTGTCATGTCGGGCGTATTGACGATTCCGATCGGTGCTTTGATTGCATCTGTTCTAATTGTTTTATTTAATACCGATGTTCGGGATATCATTAGTACGACATCAGATTCTACGTATGAATTTGTCATAAGTTATGGACAGATTCTGATTAATCTGTTGCCGCTCTTCGTCTTTGTCATATTGATTGCCGCGGGGCTGAAATTCTTCCCGCGGGGCATGATTGCAGGATTCATGTTGTTCGGCCGAGTGATGGATGCGGCGATCAAGCTGGTCTTGGTCTTCTCTATTGTTGAAATTTTCACAGGCGTATTCAGCACGGTATTCGGAGCATGGGGCTTCGATCCGATCATGGCAGATGAGAAGGATCAATTCCGCGCGCTGGAAACGGCCGGCTATATCGGAATCATGTTGGCAGGGGCGTTTCCGATGGTGTACCTGCTCCGGAAATACGCTGCGAAACCGTTGGAGGCGGGAGGGCGCAAGCTGGGTCTTTCCTCGGTGGGAAGCGCTGGTATCTTAGCCACGATGGCCAATATTTTAGCGATGTTCTCTCTCGTCCGCTATATGCCGCCAAAAGATAAGGTCATCAATATTGCGTTCGGTGTTTGTTCGGCATTCTTGCTGGGAGACCATCTTTCATTCACGGCAAACTTCCAACCGACTATCATTTTGCCGGTCATGCTCGGTAAGTTTTCTGCAGGAGTCATAGCAATTGCGATCGCCTATTGGATTTCTGTTCCGACGGCACGTAAATTGGAGGAGAAAGACCGTGCGGATGGTACAATCAAGCCGGGCGAGTATTTAGAAGATGCACCAACCGCGCCAGGGCAGGCGGGGGAACTTGAAGAGGAAGCAAAAGAGCCAGCCCCGGCGAATTCGTAAGCATCTGCTGCGAAGGAAGGAGGAGACAATGTGAGAGAGGAAAAACAACGGTTCATCCAAGAGTTCGTACCGGGTAAACAAATCACGTTAAGTCACTTAATTGCAAACCCTGATCCCGATATGTTCCAGAAACTGGGCATTCAACAGGCAGGAGCATTGGGAATTATGACATGTACACCAAGCGAGACTGTCATCATTGCGGGGGACTTGGCTACAAAATCGGCAAATGTGTCGATCGGTTTCTTGGATCGGTTCACAGGAAGTCTCGTCATTGTCGGCAGTGTTTCGGAAGTGGATATGGCCATGAACGAAATCAATCGATTTTTGTCCGAGATGTTAGGGTATACGCCATCCCCCATTACGAAGTCATAAGGATGTGTGTGTGACATGAAAAACCGGGTTATGTTGATCGGGGCGATCGGAGCGGGCAAGTCCACGTTGACCAATGCGCTGTTAGGGAAAAAAGTCGATGCGGTCAAAACACAAACATTGATTTACTATGACTGGATAGTGGATACGCCTGGCGAATATACCGAGAATCCTTTGTTTTATAAAAATATCATGGCGACTTCGTTGGAAGTGACGCATGTTTGTTATTTGCAGGATGCGACGAGCGGGAAGCTGATTTTCCCGCCGGGGTTCAGTACCGGGATTGCCAAATTGCCGATCGGCGTGATAACGAAGTGCGATCATCCGGAGGCGGACATTCAGCGATCATTGGATTTCCTTCGTTCCGTCGTTGTACAGGGGGGTCCCATCGTGTTGACGTCCGCCGTTCAAGGAGTGGGGATCGCACATATTCAGGAATTGGTGAAAATGGATGATGTGGCTTCCATGAAAGCGTATGTGGAAGCAATGGACGATGACCGTCTGCTGTTCGTGTGACTTTCTTTACACATGTGAAAGTTCTTGCTATAGTGGAAGTAGCGAATAGTACATGTGCATACATGAGGCAATGGCGCCTTTACAACTCGAAGATAATTCTTTGAGGTTGTAAGGGCGCCTTTTTTTCATTCCTAACTAACATTCGAACTTTCCACAGGGGAGGGAGGTGTCTGCATGCGAAAAAAGGAAACGATGATCAGCGCAGGAATTGATATCGGCACGAGCACGACCAAACTAATCATTAGCCGCTTTTCTTTAATGAACGTAGCGGGGACGACGCATGTGCCCCGGATTGAAATCACTGACAAGGAAATACTTTATAAAAGTCCCATATTCCGAACACCTTTGGCCGATTCTGTCACAATTGACGTGGCGGGAGTGGAGAAGATCATCCGCTCGCAGTACGTAGCGGCCGGGATCGAGCCTGCCCAGATCGAAACGGGTGCGGTCATCATTACAGGCGAGACGGCGACGAAGCGGAATGCCCGGGAGATGCTCCATTACTTATCCGGAGAAGTCGGCGATTTTCTGGTCGCCACGGCCGGACCGGATCTGGAGGGCATTATTGCGGCCAAAGGTTCGGGTGCCTTCGAACAGTCCAGCCGCAGTGGGAAAGTGATTGCGAATATTGACATCGGCGGCGGTACAGCCAATGTGGCCGTCTATCGGGACAAGGAACTGCTTGGGACGTGCACGATGCACATCGGCGGCAGGTTGATCGAATTCGAGGACGGGAAAATCCGATCGATTTCAGCACCTGTCCAACGCCTGTTGGATGAACAGGGAATCCCGATGAGAATCGGGGATCCTCCCACATCGGACGGAGTGGCCTTCGTCACCCGCTTCATGGCGGGGTCGCTCGCCAGGATGCTTCGGAACGAGATGCAGGAGCAAGATCAGGCCCTATTGCTCGGACATTCGCCGAACTGGAAAAGTCCGATTGATGTCATCGTATTTTCGGGAGGCATTTCGGAATGTATGTACCGGCATGAGTCGGAGGGCGGATCGGCCGCAAAGTACGATGACATCGGAATCCTGTTGGCGGATGCGCTTCAACGGAACGCCGAACTCCAGTCGTTCGAGTGGATGGAACCTATGGAAACGGTGCGGGCGACCGTCCTCGGTGCAGGTACGCAAACAACGGAGATCAGCGGAGCCACCATTCAAGTTGCTCCGGACGAACTGCCGTTGAAAAACTTGCCGGTTTATCATTATTCATTCGACTCCGATCTCCAGCGAGGGTTGGATGAATTCCCATCGGCCATTGCAACCGCCATTGAAATGTTTGACGCGACGATGGAAGGCCAGAATTTCGCACTCTATATTTCGGAACTCCCGTATATGGGCTTCCGGGATATTCAGCGGCTGGCAGAGGTGGTTACCGAAGCGATGGAGCAACGGCCCATGCCGGACCAGCCCA from Bacillus sp. OxB-1 encodes:
- the mobB gene encoding molybdopterin-guanine dinucleotide biosynthesis protein B encodes the protein MKTLHIVGFKNSGKTTLIARWVSLLKAEGRSVAVLKHHGHGGMPSMPDDETDTMQFWNSGADTTVVAGGGAVQLLWNEEPPFDQLKALSTMGHPDVLLIEGYKSEPGEKIILLRSAEDWNPLGELTDIRLVVGCPELELDMPHIQSRDCVSELDDWFAKWLVEEEAHETF
- a CDS encoding molybdenum cofactor biosynthesis protein MoaE: MKPFEIVEKPIEIQKYMDYVLHPSAGAVTVFTGNVREWTHGVRTLYLAYEAYVPMAEKKMAEIGAEMEEKWPGVKVAIVHRIGELHISDIAVLIAVSSPHRKAAYEANEYAIDRIKEIVPIWKKEIWEDGEEWIGEQKKYPEQGVQN
- the moaD gene encoding molybdopterin converting factor subunit 1, translated to MIRVNYFARLRELTGKGEETINRETMTVQELLDWAEETYPGFGATPVHVAVNEEYALKEDIIQSGDNCAFIPPVSGG
- a CDS encoding molybdenum cofactor guanylyltransferase translates to MTKTIGVVLAGGLSRRFGSPKAFARLDDRPFFRIAMDALDGLCSEVIIVTRPELHAGFPETATVIVDMEEFQGLGPLAGILSAMEFVEADRYVILPCDMPYISRSVMVGLIGQHRSGVTAVRTGDRFHPLISIWDRDLSQALRTALEKEQLRVMEILSSADVTWVDGDGLAKNDKRVFRNVNDPGLLERD
- the moaA gene encoding GTP 3',8-cyclase MoaA, with the translated sequence MEAILDKLGRPIRDLRISVTDRCNFRCSYCMPKEIFGDDYVFLPKGELLAFEEVERLARLFALLGVKKLRLTGGEPLLRRGLPELVGKLMGVPGIEDIGLTTNAVLLRQHARPLYETGLRRLNISLDALDSIIFGEINGRGTGPELILENIDHAKEVGFDVKVNMVVQKGVNETEILPMAAYFKERGITLRFIEFMDVGNDNAWSFRKVVTKKEIFAMLNETHALEPVDENYYGEVAKRYRYADNGAEVGFITSVSESFCSTCTRARLSSDGKLYTCLFASEGFDLRELVRSGQSDEELLMAITEVWNSRTDRYSDERTEQTAKNRRKIGMSYIGG
- a CDS encoding sensor histidine kinase, which codes for MLEQLCNLYTDLQADDIDILKNIASTLQLYADLSESYMFIDCKMKDNEHAIVVAEAFPKTVDAVYENSVVGKIVFDSFEPGVFYSYRKGQKSVIRRAVTQEGKSVEQSVVPIKNASHQVIGVLIQEREVDSPASPHYDLRRLSLGQEPIDYVMGGKSSSEMPIVSDLLMEIFLLTDNENRLIYANPVGVKFVMEMSRTEQILNKNIVQLMPFVKPVYEQKDDVFVFELTLDQKNLIVKKVRLRQKNKTKGTLLIIQDLTELRMKEKELKMKSVAIQEVHHRVKNNLQTVASLLRLQMRKGVPEESRPYFEDTLNRIFSISSVYEMILANENAEEDDVNIIELTKKVCSAMVLSGLPKKVDLIIRSNGNTILTSSRKAVSIALIVNELVQNSLKHAFPEDVPGEIIVNFFSKGECLELHIIDNGVGIGGRTASLGLDIVNNLVVNDLNGKLDYVPEETGTHAIITFPVSPEVIIYYEKENIDS
- a CDS encoding ANTAR domain-containing response regulator, translated to MRKRILIAEDESLIRMDIRMMLEDAGYEVVAEAGDGDRAIELAFQHKPDLILMDIKMPKINGLQASQIIGKQLDLPILVITAYSQKEIIKKAQLDNVVGYLVKPIAEANLIPAIEVALHQSDKTKRLKEEINTAKREVEKRKLIERAKGILMEAEQLTESAAFKKMRDTSMSRQMTMESLANEIISTYK
- the eutH gene encoding ethanolamine utilization protein EutH translates to MEMIGTVIVYIIMACAVVGAFAAIKNPEDGLGKEFMSGLHAVGHIFVPAAGIMASIPYLTWFISKFIGPIFDKIGADPAIAATTILASDMGGYQLADALKTSYEGWIMALIVGFMAGATIVFSIPMGLAMLDKRDHKYMALGVMSGVLTIPIGALIASVLIVLFNTDVRDIISTTSDSTYEFVISYGQILINLLPLFVFVILIAAGLKFFPRGMIAGFMLFGRVMDAAIKLVLVFSIVEIFTGVFSTVFGAWGFDPIMADEKDQFRALETAGYIGIMLAGAFPMVYLLRKYAAKPLEAGGRKLGLSSVGSAGILATMANILAMFSLVRYMPPKDKVINIAFGVCSAFLLGDHLSFTANFQPTIILPVMLGKFSAGVIAIAIAYWISVPTARKLEEKDRADGTIKPGEYLEDAPTAPGQAGELEEEAKEPAPANS
- the eutS gene encoding ethanolamine utilization microcompartment protein EutS, which translates into the protein MREEKQRFIQEFVPGKQITLSHLIANPDPDMFQKLGIQQAGALGIMTCTPSETVIIAGDLATKSANVSIGFLDRFTGSLVIVGSVSEVDMAMNEINRFLSEMLGYTPSPITKS
- a CDS encoding EutP/PduV family microcompartment system protein, which codes for MKNRVMLIGAIGAGKSTLTNALLGKKVDAVKTQTLIYYDWIVDTPGEYTENPLFYKNIMATSLEVTHVCYLQDATSGKLIFPPGFSTGIAKLPIGVITKCDHPEADIQRSLDFLRSVVVQGGPIVLTSAVQGVGIAHIQELVKMDDVASMKAYVEAMDDDRLLFV
- a CDS encoding ethanolamine ammonia-lyase reactivating factor EutA, yielding MRKKETMISAGIDIGTSTTKLIISRFSLMNVAGTTHVPRIEITDKEILYKSPIFRTPLADSVTIDVAGVEKIIRSQYVAAGIEPAQIETGAVIITGETATKRNAREMLHYLSGEVGDFLVATAGPDLEGIIAAKGSGAFEQSSRSGKVIANIDIGGGTANVAVYRDKELLGTCTMHIGGRLIEFEDGKIRSISAPVQRLLDEQGIPMRIGDPPTSDGVAFVTRFMAGSLARMLRNEMQEQDQALLLGHSPNWKSPIDVIVFSGGISECMYRHESEGGSAAKYDDIGILLADALQRNAELQSFEWMEPMETVRATVLGAGTQTTEISGATIQVAPDELPLKNLPVYHYSFDSDLQRGLDEFPSAIATAIEMFDATMEGQNFALYISELPYMGFRDIQRLAEVVTEAMEQRPMPDQPIVLVLQSDHAKVLGQTLLAMKVKQSVVCIDQIRVEHGDYLDIGRALDSGVVPVVVKTLTFHSS